One Dictyoglomus turgidum DSM 6724 DNA window includes the following coding sequences:
- a CDS encoding anaerobic ribonucleoside-triphosphate reductase activating protein, whose translation MKISGYLGFSLIDYPGIPSFVIFTQGCNFRCPFCHNPELISQRKKGQYSEEFILEEIDRRRKLIKGVVITGGEPTLQEDLPSFLFKLKKRRLLVKLDTNGSNPKMLVEIIKSKLLDYVAMDFKTSIPKYHKAIGLSERETSKYLKNIFESLRILKENNVRFEIRTTVVPEIVEEEDLIEIRKTIGEDVPYVLQPFKNDKTLSYEFKNKNPYPNELLEKYAFTVKGKLR comes from the coding sequence TTGAAAATCTCAGGTTACCTGGGATTTAGTCTAATAGACTATCCTGGAATACCAAGTTTTGTGATATTTACACAAGGATGCAATTTTAGATGTCCCTTCTGCCATAATCCTGAGTTAATATCGCAAAGAAAGAAGGGACAATATTCAGAAGAATTTATACTGGAAGAAATAGATCGAAGAAGAAAATTAATTAAAGGAGTTGTTATCACAGGAGGGGAGCCTACACTTCAAGAAGATCTCCCCTCCTTCCTTTTTAAGCTTAAGAAAAGAAGACTTTTAGTAAAGCTTGATACTAATGGCTCTAATCCAAAAATGCTTGTGGAAATCATAAAAAGCAAGCTTTTAGATTATGTAGCTATGGACTTTAAAACCTCTATTCCCAAATATCATAAAGCCATTGGACTTTCCGAAAGGGAAACAAGTAAATATCTTAAAAATATTTTTGAATCCTTAAGGATTTTAAAAGAAAATAACGTAAGATTTGAGATAAGAACCACAGTGGTACCTGAAATTGTAGAGGAAGAAGATCTCATTGAGATAAGAAAGACAATTGGCGAAGATGTGCCTTATGTTCTTCAGCCTTTTAAAAATGATAAAACCTTAAGTTATGAATTTAAGAACAAAAATCCCTATCCTAATGAGCTTTTAGAAAAATATGCATTTACTGTAAAAGGTAAGTTAAGATGA